The sequence below is a genomic window from Desulfobulbus oligotrophicus.
GAAAAGTAAGAGCAGGGCAGCACCAAAGGCCAGGTTGAGTTCTTCCTGACTCTGATAATGGGCCATGGTGTAGTAGATGGTAAAGGGCAGGGCTTCGAACTTGGCCCACAAACTGGAGGGCAGCCCGGCATTGGCCACAGCTCCTGTGAGCATGATCACAGCGGTGTCTTCAGCACAACGCCCCATGGCCAGAATAGACCCACTGACAATGCCCCGCACTGCCATGGGTACAGCAAGACAGAAAATGATTTGATTTTTGGACAGGCCAAGGCTGGTGGCGGCTAATTTTATGGAGGAGGGTACAGCTTCCAGGGCTTCTCTGGTATTGACCACCAAAACCGGGGTGACCAGAAGACTCAAACAGCCTGCAGCCAGGAACAGGCAGGTGTTGGCCTCAGGGAAGAAGGCCCGCCGCAGAAATAAAATAAGGGTAAAGCCAAAGAGTCCCATGACAATGGATGGCGCTCCAGCCAGAAGATCAATGGCGGTGTTTACTCGTTTTTTCCACAGGGGAGTGGCATATTCAGCCAGAAAAATTCCACAACCAATACCGGGTAAAAGCACCAGACCCATGGTGACGGTCATGAGGCAGAGGGTGCCCATGAAAGCCGGCCAGATCCCTTCCCATACCGGTGCTTTCCCCATTATGGCGTCCATGGGCGCTGTGTCACCAAAGAATAGTTCTGTTCCCCAGGTGGGCAGGCCCTTCAAGAGGAGGAAAAAAAATAACGTACCAACACATCCCAGTACCAGAGCTGCTGACAGGCCCATGCTTGAGCGAAAAACATGAAAGATAAGAGGTCGTTTCATCGATGAAAATTTAGAGAAATGCTGATCAGAGTAAATGTGCCTACTCGTACCCTAAAACCCAACATACGAGGATGACTCTATAAGGTTGTTGTCATTTTTGTGACCCGCGTGAGTGGAATCACAGGGTTCAGGCCAGGATTTAATCAGCATCTTCTTTCGTATTTTAAGATTAACTTGTAACCAGTGCCCTGGAGATAAGGCTGACCAGGGCACTGATGCCTAAAAGAAGCGCACCAGCCATAAATAAAGAGGAATAGGCTGCCCCGCCCACCTCATTGGCTGTGACCAGGGCCATGTGCGCACTTAAGGTGCGTAAACTCTGGCCAAGGTCCATGGGTACCTGAGGCGCGTTACCGGCAAGCATCAGAGGAATCAAGGTGTCACCCACAGCCCGGCCAAAACCCAGCAGCCCTGCGGCCAGGAAGGTCTTTTTTGTATGCGGAAAGACAAAGAACCAGAGCAGATCCAACCTGTCCAGGCCCATGGCCAGGCCCTGGGGACACAGATCGTCCAGTTTGGGTTTAAGACCGGAGTTCAGGACCAAAACCATGGTCGGTAGAATCAATAATACCAGCACGAAAGTGGCGGTCAGCCAGCTTAAGCCGCTGCCTCCAAAGCTAAAACGTACCAGGGGCGTTAAAAGTAATACACCCGCAAAGGCATAAACCACGGTGGGGATGGCGGTCATGAAACGGATAACCATGTGGATCAGCCTTGCGCTCAGTCGCCTTGGGGCAGTGAGCAGCAGAGAACATAAAGAGATGGCCAGGGGCAGTGCCAAGAGAAGAGCACTGACGGACAGAATCATTGAACCCATGAGCATGGGCAGAATGCCGAATTGTCCCTGGTAGGGATTCCACTGCCAGGTGAAAATACTCCGATGGCCCTGATCGAAAAGAGCAGGGCCGGCAAAGATAAAAATCATGACCAAGAGCAGGAAAATGCTGCTGATAACCAGGCCGGCGGCAAGATGGACATAGGTTTTGGCCCAGAAAAAGCTCTCGGTCTTTTGGGAGCTGGTCATGGTCAGTCTTTGCTCTTGGGAATATACCCTGCAGCAGCAATAAAGCCCTGGCCGTCTTTAGAGTAGATATAGTCAATAAACAGGCGCACCAGACCTTGAGGCTCACCCTTGGTGTTCATGTATAAAAGACGGGTAATGATATAACTGCCGTTCTGGGCATTTTCCTGGGTCGGCTGCATACCGTCAACAGGCAGGGCCTTGATACTGGAGTCCAGGTGACCAATACCCACGTAACCGATGGCGTTTTTATCCTGGGCAATCATGGTCTTCATGGCGCCATTGGAGTTGGAGACATTACTGTTGGTGCTGGGGACGGCTTTATTCAGGCCGCGTTCTTCAAAGGTTTCCCGGGTGCCGCTGCCGTCTTCACGGACATACAGGGTAATGGGTGCATCAGGTCCGCCCAGGTCCTGCCAGCGGGTGATTTCACCGGTAAAGATTTTGATGAGTTGTTCCTGGGTCAGACCACTAACGGGGTTTGCAGGGTGGATGGCCACGGCTACCCCGTCAATGGCAAAGGGAAAGCTCTGCAGACCGTATTTTTCAATTTCCGACTCCTTTAAGGCGCGCCCGGTGTTACCGATGTCCACCAGGCCTTCACCCACTTGCTGGACACCGACTCCAGAGCCGCCACCAGTGACGGTAATGCGTATGTCGGGCTCAGCACTCATGATGCTGCGTGCCGCAGCCTTCATGACCGGAATATGTGCTGTGCCGCCGGCAATATTGACAGTTCCTTTTTGGCCCTGGAAATCTTTTAAAGTGGTTGCCGGGGCTGTGCCCATGGTCAGGCAGCAGAAGAGCAGGCTCAGGCTCAGGATGTGAAGACGGTTCATTTTTTTCTCCTTGGTTTGGGGTTGAGACAAGAAAACAGCCTTAAAACAAAAAATCTCGCTGGTCATGGCGAGATCTTGCTGTGGATGTCTGCCGTGTCTCCACGGAGAATTTGAGGCTTATTTGATACAGGAGAAGGCCCTTTCCGTAGAAACAAGTGAGACAACCTGCCCCACAGCACTATTTCTACGTCAGGTAAAACCGGTCACAAAAAAGATAGGCAACAGAGGACACTTCCCTGACCTTGCATCAGGCAGGCGGTGGCAAAAAAACTTTGTCGTATCAGTGAAATCGTTGTTCATGAAGTTGTCCATGGTGTTGAGTCCTTCTATCTTGCTTGGAAATAATTTTTTGTCAAGTAAAGCTGGACAGCATTTTAAGGGCGGCCTGTTTCTTCTTGTGGAGGTTTTTTCAGTTGTCGTGTTCCGGGATAGTCAGGCAGGAGCCACAGCCAGGATTGATGCCCTTGCATCCTGATGGGAAAGCAGAGTTTCATTGGTCAGGAAGGCAGCGGGCAGGTCGGTTGTTTTGCCCATTTTGCAGTACAGGCAAGACCAGGAAATCCTGCCATGATGTCAGGGATGTTTTAGTTGTTACCTGTTGATCTTGGTCCCTGAATAGGTGAAGGCGTTCTTGTTCATTTTGATAAAGGTCCCCTTGTCAATGCCTATGGTGTTGCCGCATTGACACCAGACCTTTCCCGTGCGCTCATCCAGGTGCCAGATCTTTTCTATGCGATCACGATGACACCGTAACACCTCTCCGGGACCGATTTTGCGGTAGCGCCAAAGTTTACGCCGACAATCCGCGCATCGAATAACCAGCATTATGCAGGCACGCTTTCCATGGCTGCCCAGCGTGGTTCATGCAAAGGCAGGATATGGTCAGCCAGGGTTTTGGCCCGCACCAGGGTTGCATAGGCCTCATAACTGTTGACATGGGTGCCCGGGGGAATGACCTCCATTTCCATGGCCGTCACAGCCTTGGGCGGGTAGAGATTTTCAAGAATGGTGCAGAACCCGCAGATCAACACGCTTCCTTGGCTCGTTTCCACACGGATGGACATGCCGCCTTCTGTATGCGCCGGTGTATGGATCATAGTGATGCCGGGCTGGATTTCCGTATCTTCAGACAGGGCGATAATCTGGCCATTCTCCTCCACCTCCTCAATATAATCGACCAGATAGCGAAAATCCAAAGGATGGGGATCATGGATGCGCTCCAGTTCTTTCTTGTGAACATATATTTTGGCATGAATGCATTTGTAGTCGTTTTCACAGTGGTCGTTGTGCAGATGGGTGTGCAGGACGATGTCTATATCTTCCGGAGTGAGCCCAAACTTGGCCAGTCCATCCTCAAAGGTGTAGATCCTGCCGCCGATGGCCTGTTCCCGCGCTTCAGAAACAACCGGATGCATTTCTCCGGTATCCACCAGAATATTCGCATCACCGCCGGCAATATACCAACTGTAGAGAGGAATGGTGCAGGGTTTACCGTAGTCATGCTGATAGGTCATCATGCCTTTATCAACAATTTTGGTTCCCATGACAATGGGATGAATGATGTACATGGAGCCTCCTTTGCCTGAGTGGAACACATGAAGGACGGTTGTGTACAAGATGCTGGCCTGTATCTGCACCAGCATAACGCGGTCGCGTGCCAAAATCCAGCCCGTGATCACAGTTTTTCTCAGGATTTTGTGCCCAGCATAACCCTTGTCATTGCCGTGAGCTGCACGCACTGTCAGCTGATAGTGTTGTGGAACAGGCTGGCCAGTGGGATTCATTCACCCCTGGTACGTCGGTACTGCATTCGTCTGGTGAGCCTTTAAGGACGGGCTAAAAAGAGATTGCCGTCTTCCTGCTGATCAAGTTGGTGCAGGGGATGAAAAAAGCCATCGAATACCCCATGGGCAGCCCCTGAATGGACAGCCATGGGGTCGTTGGTATGTGGAGGCCGTAGACTTCCTTCTGAGAATTCATCTGAAGAAAACACGACGCTTTGGTGAAATCAAGGTGGAGAGGTGTACAGGGTTTATCCTAAAATACAAGTCTGAGGATTTCTGGAAAACATGATCTGTTCAACTTTTGCATAGGATTTATCTCGCAGATCCACAAGTGTGTGTCCTTTGTCCAGGAGAGCGTCCCGGGCCATCAACACCTCAAGGGCTGCAGGTTCGTCAAGAACGTAGATCATTTCTCCGCCGGCGGCAGCGTACTGCTGGCTGTAGCTTAACGGAACGTCACAGGTAACGCTGTCGAGTAGCGACCTGGCTATTGGTGAGGTTTTTCGAGGGCCATTGGCCAGGAGGAGAACTGTCTTAGCTTTAAAGACAAACTCAGTGCTCATTGAAATGGCATAATGAGGGCTGGCTGACTCAGAGGCAAAGCTTCCATCGGTCACGGCATTTTTGATGGTATCGTCATCGAGTTTAACCAGTATGACCGGAGAGCTGTCAAAGGGGATGCCGCTTTCATGAAAAGCCACATGGCCAAGTCCGCCCACTCCGATAACTTGCAGATCTATTCCTCCGGCCTCTTCTATTGTACGGACATAGGCATCTAAGACGTTCTGTTTGATCTCACGCAACAACCCTGCTGCATCGGTATTGATTTCAATGGCCTGTCCACGGCTGTTACCGCGCATTGTATAGTATTCCGGATGAGCTATGAGTTCTTTTTCCAGTTGGGCCTGTTCGATTAACGAACCGTAGGGCACATAGGTCTCAATAAATTTCTGCTGCAGCAGTCCAAACAGCTCTGAGATCATAAAATAACTGTAGGACTTACTGTGCAAAGCTCTTTGCTGGGCGTTTTCACCGGGTAAACCAACGTACTCATCCAGATTAAAACTTCGTACCCGCTCGGCATCAAGGCGTTTGCTGTTGAAAGCTTTTGCCAGGTGCTTGTACAAGCCGGTGGGTGAATTGCCGGTGGCTAACCCCAGGTTTATGGTTTTTGCATTTGTCTGCATATGTCTGATTTTGAGCTCAGCAACTTGAGCGGCAACCTGGCTCATCTGATCAAAATCTTTTGTGATATAAATAGTCAGCGGCATAGGGTATCTCTTTGAGAAATGATCGTCAAAACGACAGAGTCTGTTCACCTAATATTACATTATTTTCGTCAATTAACGTCAAGAATTTTATCGTCATTTGTCCAGAAAGGGTAATACATCCATGCGCTGCCATGAAAGCGGTCTCCGGCTTATCTATAAACATTATTCCCCCTTTGTCAGTGCTGCAGCCTGCCCGGGCAATCAAAGTCGAGTATGCTCTCAGAAGAGCATCTTTTCCGTCTTTATGGCAGAAGATATTTTTACGCTGTCGCACTATACAGACATCGAGTAAAGGCTGGGTCCATCAACCTTGGCAACAGTTGTTCCCATACAGAGAGACCGTCTGTCTCTTCACCACATTTTTCTTAACAATGTGCTGATTTCAGAGTTCTTTCTTTGATTATGTTGTTTTTTGTCGAGGGGTTATTAAAGTGGATTTTTTTGCGTCTCACTGAATCGATGAATTCCTGGTGTGTTGAAGGTTTTTAATCATATTGATGGTCGTGGTGTTCAGGTCAATGGAAGTGACGGGTACTGCTTTTTCGTCAAAAATAGACATGGTGCAGTTGTGAAAGGTCCGTCATCTTATTATAAAGAAGGCCGTGATAATTCCCTGGAAAAGGAAGACCGGGATACCCGGCGCAGAACCCGTTAATTCGCAACAAGGAGGCGGATACATGTCAATTATTACAGATGTTATCGACAAGGTTAAACGAGTGGATCCAGGTGAACCGGAATTTCATCAGGCTGTGACCGAGGTTTTGGAAACCCTGGAACCAACTGCTGAACGGCATCCGGAGTTTGTTAAAGCCAATATCTATGAAAGAATTGTCGAACCGGAACGCACGATTATGTTCCGTGTCCCCTGGATGGATGATAAGGGGCAGATCTTTGTCAACCGTGGCTTTCGCGTCCAGTTTAATAACGCTATCGGGCCGTTTAAAGGGGGCATTCGATTTCATCCGTCGGTCAATCTTTCCATCATCAAGTTTCTTGGTTTTGAGCAGATTTTTAAAAATGCTCTGACAACACTCCCCATGGGGGGTGGAAAAGGTGGTTCGGACTTTGATCCCAAGGGAAGATCGGACAGTGAGATCATGCGTTTTTGCCAGTCATTTATGGCAGAGATGTTTCGGCATATAGGACCGGAGACGGATGTGCCGGCCGGAGATATCGGTGTCGGCAGCCGTGAGGTCGGTTATATGTTTGGTTATTACAAGAAGATTCGCAATGACCACACCGGGGTTTTTACAGGCAAGGGGTTGGAGTACGGCGGCAGTTTGATACGACCGGAATCCACCGGCTACGGTGCTGTTTACTTTGCTGCTGAAATGCTGGCCACCCGCGGGCTTGATCTCAAAGGCAAGGTGTTTGCCGTGAGCGGTGCCGGTAACGTTGCCCAGTATGCCATTGAAAAGATCAATCAAATGGGGGGCCGGGTTATCTCAATTTGTGACTCGAGCGCAACGGTTATTGATGAGCAGGGCATAGATGCTGACAGGTTACTGTATCTGCAGGAGTTGAAGAACGTTCGCCGTGGTCGGGTAAGTGAGTACGCGAGCACATACAGTAACAATGTTACCTGTATAGAGGGCAAAAACGTCTGGGATGTGATTCGGGATCAGGGCATTAAGGTGGATGTTGCTATGCCGTGTGCAACCCAGAACGAAATTAACGGCGAGCATGCCCGGGCCCTGGTGCAGAACGGTTGCTTCTGTGTCACCGAAGGCGCAAATATGCCGTCTACTCCTGATGCAGTCCGCATCTATCGGGAAAACAATCTGCTGTACGGCCCAAGCAAGGCGGCCAATGCCGGTGGTGTGTCCACCTCCGGCCTGGAGATGAGCCAAAACAGCTTGAAGCTTTCCTGGAGTCGTGAGGAGGTGGATAACCGTCTGCTGCTGATTATGAAAAGTATTCATAGATCCTGTCTTGATGCTGCTGAAGCGTATGGTCGGACAGGTGACTATGTGATGGGAGCGAATATAGCCGGGTTCACCAAGGTGGCGAAGGCTATGCTGGCCTATGGTGTTGTTTAATTGAGAAGTGATCAGTGGGAGGGAACAGTACTGTATCCGATCCCAGAAAGAGAGTCGGGCTCCGTCAGGCCGGAGATGAAAGAGCATGATTGTTGTATATGCCCTGCTGGGACCCGGCTCTCTTTTTATTTTCAAATGACATCAAAAGACCGGTGAAAGATCTGTTTTGCAGCCTGTCTCTGCAGTTATCTTTTCCCTGTCCGGTCTGTAGATCCTTAACGTGCAGTACTGTGTGATTTACTGTGTGTCTCAGCAGTATTAATCAGAAAATCCCAGCGGATTGCCTGTTGATCATCACTTTATTTTCTGCAAGTATTTTTCCTGCAAAGACAGGATGGTCTGTATGGCATTGTTGATTCTGAAGCCGTATTTTATAGGCGAGCGGATGATTGCTGTCGATTTCAAAAAATACCCGTCCTTTTACCCTGACTGGAGAACGATCCTGCTATGGAACTCGATGGAAAGCGGATACTGATCATCAAGCAAAGTTCCTTAGGGGATATCATCCATACATTACCTCTGGTGCATGCTGTTCGCCGACAGTATCCTTTGGTGTGTATCGGGTGGATCGTTGAACAGGGGTTTGCTGCCTTGCTGGAAAGAGACGATGCCGTGGATGTTGTTCACCCCATCCATATTCCATCAACCAGTGATCCTGGTGCAGGTAACACTGCCTATTGGCGAGCTTTTGCAGCTACTGTGAGCACGTTGCAGCGGTTGCGGCAACAGTTTAAGGCATCGCCATATGACCTTATTCTTGATCTTCATGCCTCATTTCGCAGCGGGTTGCTTGGTCTGGTCAATCCCGGAGGTCTTCGCATCGGTTTTAAGGACGCAAAGGAGGGAAATACCTGGTTTCAACACCGGCTGGTCAATAACGCTGCCGGATATCAGCACGCTGTTGATAAGAATTTACTTTTTTGTGAACAACTTGGCTGTGCGGTTGCAGCCGAGGACTTTTATCTGTGTACAGACCCGGATGACCAGGCAAAGGTTGCTTCTTTTTTAAAAGAAGAGGGGATTCTGCCGCATGACCGCATCGTCTATGTGAATGCTACTGCCCGCTGGCAGTCAAAGTTCTGGTTCGTTTCACGGTGGAGTGAACTCTGTGACAGGCTCCTTGCCGCTGGAGTCAGACCTGTTTTGGGTGGCAGTAGAGCTGATCTTGCATATCTGACGGAAATTGTCGAGAGTATGTCTGGAAAAAAGGCTGTGATAGCGGCCGGCCGGTTGAGTCTCCCGGAGTCAATAGCCCTTATGAAACGTGCTGATGTGTATGTGGGACTGGATACAGGCCCTATGCATGTTGCCGCCATGGTGGGTACACCGGTGGTCGCTCTGTTCGGCCCTACCCATCCGGAAAGGGTTGGTCCTTATGGTGTCCGGCATGTGGTGATGCGGGCCGAACACCTGGACTGTCTCTGCTGTCGCAAGCGTTCATGCGATCACCAGCGTTGTATGGAGGAGATTACAACTGATAGCGTGTTTGCGCAGGTTATGAATTTTATTGAATCAGAGGGGCTTACGAGACCCGCTTAAGCGGTGGGGAGGCAGGAGGCGTTGCTTTGATGTGCAGCTCGTAGAATTTTGCATACTTATAAAAGGTGCTCTCAAAATTATACAGAGCAATGATAAACCCCGGCCATCCGTCGAGGATCCCACGTTTGAGGAAGTAGGTGTGAAAAAATGACCAGAGTCCATGTGTCAGGGCTGTCCAGACTGAGCAGGGACGCCGGTTGTTTAGAACAAGTTTGTCAGCCCCTAATGTCGAGTACTTGTTGGCCTTATGCATTAACTCATCAAGACGTTTAAAAGGCATCTGCCAGATGGCATGGCGGAAGTAGCCCACAGGTCTTTGTGTGTTGATGGTGAACTCCTCATGGACCGGATCGTCCTCTCTGAAAACAAGAGTTCCTTTTTTAAACAGCTGGGGCTGCCGATAGTCGGGGTAAAAACCGGAATAGCGAATCCAGCGTCCCATGAAATAGTTTTTACGGGGAACATAGTAGGCATCGGCCTGCGGATTGCTGAGACAGGCTAAAATCTCATCTCTTGCTTCCGGAGTACACCGTTCATCTGCGTCCAGAGAAAATATCCAATCGTGTGTACAGGCTGCCATGGCCCGGTTTCTGAGGTCGCCAAAACTCTTGAACGGGATCTGCACTACTTTGGCGCCCAGTTCTTCAGCCAGTGCAGCGGTGTTATCCTGGCTGTTCGAATCAGCAACAATGATCTCATCTGCCCAGAGAACAGAGTTGATGGCATCCCGGATTTTGTCAGCTTCGTTAAAGGCAATGATGTAGACGGAAATTTTGTTCATGCCTGACGTATTACCTGTGGGGGACGAACTTTAGTGGCACTGGCCAATTGGACCACGATGCGGTCGGTTTTGTGCAGACGCCCGACCAGTGTACGAAAGAGATGCCTTGAGACGTCCGGGTATTTTTCAATGAGTTCCGAGAGTTTGTCTCCCGGATATCGTTTGATGGTGCAGCGGCCGACAGATATGATGGATGCTGAACGCGGTTCCTCTAAAATGGCGGCCATCTCCCCGAAGTACTCTCCGGGTTCAGTGATCTCCGCTATCTTCTTTCCGGACCGAAGGACAGCTACTTTACCGCGGATCAACTTGAAAAAATCTTTATCCTTGTTGCCTTCCTGGATAATAATATCACCATCCTCATATTCTTCGACATCAGGATTGACAAGATAAGCAGGGAGGCTGTCCTCATGGGCAACCGTGCGTCTGAGTACCTCTTCAAAACTGGTGATTCCTTCACGGGCCTTCTGTAAGGCGGCCTCGCGCAGAGTAAACATACCTTCCTGGATAGCTACTTTCCGCAACTGCTCTTCAGACACTTCCGCTTGAATAGCCTCAGCCACAGCCTCGGTAACTTCCATCAGCTCAAAGA
It includes:
- a CDS encoding phosphate ABC transporter substrate-binding protein, translated to MNRLHILSLSLLFCCLTMGTAPATTLKDFQGQKGTVNIAGGTAHIPVMKAAARSIMSAEPDIRITVTGGGSGVGVQQVGEGLVDIGNTGRALKESEIEKYGLQSFPFAIDGVAVAIHPANPVSGLTQEQLIKIFTGEITRWQDLGGPDAPITLYVREDGSGTRETFEERGLNKAVPSTNSNVSNSNGAMKTMIAQDKNAIGYVGIGHLDSSIKALPVDGMQPTQENAQNGSYIITRLLYMNTKGEPQGLVRLFIDYIYSKDGQGFIAAAGYIPKSKD
- a CDS encoding sugar phosphate isomerase family — protein: MPLTIYITKDFDQMSQVAAQVAELKIRHMQTNAKTINLGLATGNSPTGLYKHLAKAFNSKRLDAERVRSFNLDEYVGLPGENAQQRALHSKSYSYFMISELFGLLQQKFIETYVPYGSLIEQAQLEKELIAHPEYYTMRGNSRGQAIEINTDAAGLLREIKQNVLDAYVRTIEEAGGIDLQVIGVGGLGHVAFHESGIPFDSSPVILVKLDDDTIKNAVTDGSFASESASPHYAISMSTEFVFKAKTVLLLANGPRKTSPIARSLLDSVTCDVPLSYSQQYAAAGGEMIYVLDEPAALEVLMARDALLDKGHTLVDLRDKSYAKVEQIMFSRNPQTCILG
- a CDS encoding glycosyltransferase family 2 protein, with the translated sequence MNKISVYIIAFNEADKIRDAINSVLWADEIIVADSNSQDNTAALAEELGAKVVQIPFKSFGDLRNRAMAACTHDWIFSLDADERCTPEARDEILACLSNPQADAYYVPRKNYFMGRWIRYSGFYPDYRQPQLFKKGTLVFREDDPVHEEFTINTQRPVGYFRHAIWQMPFKRLDELMHKANKYSTLGADKLVLNNRRPCSVWTALTHGLWSFFHTYFLKRGILDGWPGFIIALYNFESTFYKYAKFYELHIKATPPASPPLKRVS
- the gdhA gene encoding NADP-specific glutamate dehydrogenase, with amino-acid sequence MSIITDVIDKVKRVDPGEPEFHQAVTEVLETLEPTAERHPEFVKANIYERIVEPERTIMFRVPWMDDKGQIFVNRGFRVQFNNAIGPFKGGIRFHPSVNLSIIKFLGFEQIFKNALTTLPMGGGKGGSDFDPKGRSDSEIMRFCQSFMAEMFRHIGPETDVPAGDIGVGSREVGYMFGYYKKIRNDHTGVFTGKGLEYGGSLIRPESTGYGAVYFAAEMLATRGLDLKGKVFAVSGAGNVAQYAIEKINQMGGRVISICDSSATVIDEQGIDADRLLYLQELKNVRRGRVSEYASTYSNNVTCIEGKNVWDVIRDQGIKVDVAMPCATQNEINGEHARALVQNGCFCVTEGANMPSTPDAVRIYRENNLLYGPSKAANAGGVSTSGLEMSQNSLKLSWSREEVDNRLLLIMKSIHRSCLDAAEAYGRTGDYVMGANIAGFTKVAKAMLAYGVV
- a CDS encoding glycosyltransferase family 9 protein, which encodes MELDGKRILIIKQSSLGDIIHTLPLVHAVRRQYPLVCIGWIVEQGFAALLERDDAVDVVHPIHIPSTSDPGAGNTAYWRAFAATVSTLQRLRQQFKASPYDLILDLHASFRSGLLGLVNPGGLRIGFKDAKEGNTWFQHRLVNNAAGYQHAVDKNLLFCEQLGCAVAAEDFYLCTDPDDQAKVASFLKEEGILPHDRIVYVNATARWQSKFWFVSRWSELCDRLLAAGVRPVLGGSRADLAYLTEIVESMSGKKAVIAAGRLSLPESIALMKRADVYVGLDTGPMHVAAMVGTPVVALFGPTHPERVGPYGVRHVVMRAEHLDCLCCRKRSCDHQRCMEEITTDSVFAQVMNFIESEGLTRPA
- a CDS encoding PstC family ABC transporter permease, which codes for MTSSQKTESFFWAKTYVHLAAGLVISSIFLLLVMIFIFAGPALFDQGHRSIFTWQWNPYQGQFGILPMLMGSMILSVSALLLALPLAISLCSLLLTAPRRLSARLIHMVIRFMTAIPTVVYAFAGVLLLTPLVRFSFGGSGLSWLTATFVLVLLILPTMVLVLNSGLKPKLDDLCPQGLAMGLDRLDLLWFFVFPHTKKTFLAAGLLGFGRAVGDTLIPLMLAGNAPQVPMDLGQSLRTLSAHMALVTANEVGGAAYSSLFMAGALLLGISALVSLISRALVTS
- a CDS encoding PstA family ABC transporter permease, which gives rise to MKRPLIFHVFRSSMGLSAALVLGCVGTLFFFLLLKGLPTWGTELFFGDTAPMDAIMGKAPVWEGIWPAFMGTLCLMTVTMGLVLLPGIGCGIFLAEYATPLWKKRVNTAIDLLAGAPSIVMGLFGFTLILFLRRAFFPEANTCLFLAAGCLSLLVTPVLVVNTREALEAVPSSIKLAATSLGLSKNQIIFCLAVPMAVRGIVSGSILAMGRCAEDTAVIMLTGAVANAGLPSSLWAKFEALPFTIYYTMAHYQSQEELNLAFGAALLLLFLATAMVALAKLLEVGHKLFWQGERPSVLQ
- a CDS encoding N-acyl homoserine lactonase family protein, which translates into the protein MYIIHPIVMGTKIVDKGMMTYQHDYGKPCTIPLYSWYIAGGDANILVDTGEMHPVVSEAREQAIGGRIYTFEDGLAKFGLTPEDIDIVLHTHLHNDHCENDYKCIHAKIYVHKKELERIHDPHPLDFRYLVDYIEEVEENGQIIALSEDTEIQPGITMIHTPAHTEGGMSIRVETSQGSVLICGFCTILENLYPPKAVTAMEMEVIPPGTHVNSYEAYATLVRAKTLADHILPLHEPRWAAMESVPA